The following are from one region of the Actinoplanes sp. L3-i22 genome:
- a CDS encoding formimidoylglutamate deiminase, protein MTVYLAEHAWISGAAERNVRIEVRDGRFFAITPDSSDKSGSFLPGLVLPGMANAHSHAFHRALRGRTHHDRGSFWTWRDLMYQVAGRLDPDNYFQLARAVYAEMALAGVTCVGEFHYVHHNPDGTPYAEANAMGHALTAAAAEAGIRITLLDTVYLTSSVDGKPLEGVQRRFGDGDYDGWFDRFGELRGGGDHARIGAALHSVRAVPVDGMGTFAYRTDGYPVHVHLSEQPAENEQCQAVHGCSPTELLDAMGVWQPMTTAVHATHLSENDRALLSGQYVCFCPTTERDLADGIGPARALVDGAAKLTLGSDSHAVIDLFEEARGVELDERLATRRRGHFGADELITAATRDGHASLGWSDAGAIAVGQRADLVAVSLSTARTAGIDPAGLIFAATAADVTDVIVDGRAVVAGGRHRSIDVPEALKKAIAAVLP, encoded by the coding sequence GTGACGGTCTACCTGGCCGAGCACGCCTGGATTTCCGGAGCTGCGGAGCGAAATGTCCGGATCGAGGTGAGGGATGGGCGATTTTTCGCTATCACACCTGACTCTTCGGACAAATCCGGCAGCTTTCTCCCCGGGCTCGTTCTGCCCGGGATGGCGAACGCGCACTCACACGCCTTCCACCGCGCCCTCCGCGGCCGCACCCACCACGACCGCGGCAGCTTCTGGACCTGGCGCGACCTGATGTACCAGGTGGCCGGCCGGCTCGACCCGGACAACTACTTCCAGCTGGCCCGGGCGGTCTACGCGGAGATGGCCCTGGCCGGCGTCACGTGCGTCGGCGAGTTCCACTACGTGCACCACAACCCGGACGGCACGCCCTACGCCGAGGCCAACGCGATGGGGCACGCCCTGACCGCGGCGGCCGCCGAGGCCGGCATCCGGATCACCCTGCTCGACACGGTCTACCTGACGTCGAGCGTCGACGGCAAACCCCTCGAAGGCGTGCAGCGGCGCTTCGGCGACGGCGACTACGACGGCTGGTTCGACCGATTCGGCGAGCTGCGCGGCGGCGGGGATCATGCCCGGATCGGCGCGGCCCTGCACTCGGTGCGCGCGGTCCCGGTCGACGGGATGGGCACGTTCGCGTACCGCACCGACGGCTACCCGGTCCACGTGCACCTCTCCGAGCAGCCCGCCGAGAACGAGCAGTGCCAGGCCGTACACGGCTGCTCCCCCACCGAGCTGCTCGACGCGATGGGCGTCTGGCAGCCGATGACCACCGCCGTCCACGCCACCCACCTGTCCGAGAACGATCGTGCGCTGCTGAGCGGGCAGTACGTCTGCTTCTGCCCGACCACCGAGCGCGACCTGGCCGACGGCATCGGGCCGGCCCGGGCGCTCGTGGACGGCGCCGCGAAACTGACCCTGGGCAGTGACAGTCACGCGGTGATCGACCTGTTCGAGGAGGCGCGCGGCGTCGAGCTGGACGAGCGGCTCGCCACCCGGCGGCGCGGGCACTTCGGGGCGGACGAGCTGATCACCGCGGCGACCCGGGACGGGCACGCGTCGCTCGGCTGGTCCGACGCCGGCGCGATCGCGGTCGGACAGCGGGCCGACCTGGTCGCGGTCTCGCTGTCCACCGCGCGGACCGCCGGGATCGATCCGGCCGGGCTGATCTTCGCGGCGACCGCGGCTGACGTGACCGACGTGATCGTGGACGGCCGGGCGGTGGTGGCCGGGGGACGGCACCGGTCCATCGACGTACCCGAAGCCCTGAAGAAGGCGATCGCGGCGGTGCTGCCATGA
- the hutH gene encoding histidine ammonia-lyase: MTVIVQPTGIEPADVIAVARDNARVELSPAAVEAMAASRAIVDGIEASGRPVYGVSTGFGALANTSIEPERRAELQHALIRSHAAGIGAPMPREVVRAMMLLRVRSLAMGRSGVRPMLAQGLADLLNHDITPWVPEHGSLGASGDLAPLAHCAIVLLGEGWVLGKDGGRISAAEALHTAGLSPLELAAKEGLALINGTDGMLGMLLLAIADAAHLFTMADVTAALATEAMLGSERPFLPELHAIRPHPGQAASAANILRLLQDSAIMDSHRDDLAHAVQDAYSIRCAPQVAGAARDTLDFVRVTAARELVSVVDNPVVLPDGRVESTGNFHGAPLGFAADFLAIAAAEVGAIAERRVDRLLDVTRSRDLPPFLSPDAGVNSGLMIAQYTAAGIVAENRRLASPASVDSLPTSGMQEDHVSMGWAATKKLRTVLDNLTSLLAVELLSAVRGLQLRAPITSSPAGRAAVAALEPFAGRPGPDLFLAPVLEETRAVVAGPELRAAIEAATGPLS; encoded by the coding sequence ATGACCGTCATCGTTCAGCCCACCGGGATCGAACCCGCCGACGTGATCGCCGTCGCGCGCGACAACGCCCGGGTCGAGCTCTCCCCCGCCGCCGTCGAGGCGATGGCGGCCAGTCGCGCCATCGTGGACGGCATCGAAGCCTCCGGCCGCCCGGTTTACGGCGTCTCCACCGGCTTCGGCGCGCTCGCCAACACGTCGATCGAGCCGGAGCGCCGGGCCGAGCTGCAGCACGCGCTGATCCGCTCGCACGCCGCCGGGATCGGCGCGCCGATGCCGCGCGAGGTGGTCCGGGCGATGATGCTGCTCCGGGTCCGGTCGCTCGCGATGGGCCGCTCCGGGGTCCGGCCGATGCTCGCCCAGGGGCTGGCCGACCTGCTCAACCACGACATCACCCCGTGGGTGCCGGAGCACGGCTCGCTGGGCGCCTCCGGTGACCTGGCGCCGCTCGCGCACTGCGCGATCGTGCTGCTCGGCGAGGGCTGGGTGCTGGGCAAGGACGGCGGCCGGATCTCCGCGGCCGAGGCCCTGCACACCGCCGGGCTGAGCCCGCTGGAGCTGGCCGCCAAGGAGGGGCTGGCGCTGATCAACGGCACCGACGGCATGCTCGGCATGCTGCTGCTGGCCATCGCGGACGCGGCGCACCTGTTCACCATGGCCGACGTGACCGCGGCGCTGGCGACCGAGGCGATGCTCGGCTCGGAGCGGCCGTTCCTCCCCGAGCTGCACGCGATCCGCCCGCACCCGGGCCAGGCCGCCTCCGCCGCCAACATCCTCCGGCTCCTGCAGGACTCGGCGATCATGGACTCGCACCGGGACGACCTGGCGCACGCGGTGCAGGACGCTTACTCGATCCGCTGCGCGCCGCAGGTCGCCGGCGCGGCCCGGGACACCCTCGACTTCGTCCGGGTGACCGCCGCCCGCGAACTCGTCTCGGTGGTCGACAACCCGGTGGTGCTGCCGGACGGCCGGGTGGAGTCGACCGGCAACTTCCACGGCGCGCCGCTCGGCTTCGCCGCCGACTTCCTCGCGATCGCGGCCGCCGAGGTCGGCGCGATCGCCGAGCGCCGGGTCGACCGCCTGCTCGACGTGACCCGGAGCCGGGACCTGCCGCCGTTCCTCTCCCCCGACGCCGGGGTGAACTCGGGCCTGATGATCGCCCAGTACACCGCGGCCGGGATCGTCGCGGAGAACCGCCGCCTGGCCTCGCCGGCCTCGGTCGACTCGCTGCCGACCAGCGGCATGCAGGAGGACCACGTCTCGATGGGCTGGGCCGCCACCAAGAAGCTCCGCACCGTGCTGGACAACCTGACCAGCCTGCTCGCCGTGGAGCTGCTCTCGGCGGTCCGCGGCCTGCAACTGCGCGCCCCGATCACCTCGTCGCCGGCCGGACGGGCCGCGGTCGCCGCGCTGGAGCCCTTCGCCGGGCGGCCAGGGCCGGACCTGTTCCTGGCGCCGGTGCTGGAGGAGACCCGCGCGGTCGTCGCCGGGCCGGAGCTGCGGGCCGCGATCGAGGCCGCGACGGGCCCGCTCAGCTGA
- a CDS encoding allantoate amidohydrolase — protein sequence MSDFATLWAEIAPVGRAANGGYLRYALTPPELTLREWFRGQAGNRGMTVTEDGNGNLFAWCGEPWAPGTVLTGSHFDSVPGGGGYDGPLGIVSAFLALDRLESPGKIAIGAFAEEEGGRFGVPCLGSRLLTGVIPPEKAAALTDRDGVSFGEALGAAPAGQLDLVSNLSAFVELHIEQGRALDVPVGVASAIWPHGRWRMEFAGAGDHAGTTRMTDRRDPMLTFAHTVLAANEEARLIGAHATVGRVEAEPNATNAIPSLVRGWLDARAAETGTLDRLLESVIKRATERAGRDGTELSVVAESVTDEVAFDTELARRLSELLGGAPILPTGAGHDAGVLSAHVPTAMLFVRNPTGVSHAPAEGASDSDCEAGISALATVLRELT from the coding sequence ATGAGTGACTTCGCCACCCTCTGGGCCGAGATCGCGCCGGTGGGCCGGGCCGCGAACGGCGGCTATCTCCGATACGCGCTGACCCCGCCCGAACTGACCCTGCGCGAGTGGTTCCGGGGCCAGGCCGGCAACCGCGGGATGACCGTGACCGAGGACGGCAACGGCAACCTGTTCGCGTGGTGCGGGGAGCCGTGGGCGCCGGGGACCGTGCTGACCGGCTCGCACTTCGACTCGGTTCCCGGCGGCGGGGGTTATGACGGGCCGCTGGGGATCGTCAGCGCGTTCCTCGCCCTGGACCGGCTGGAGTCGCCCGGGAAGATCGCGATCGGGGCGTTCGCCGAGGAGGAGGGCGGGCGTTTCGGCGTACCGTGTCTGGGTTCTCGGCTTTTGACCGGAGTGATCCCGCCGGAGAAGGCCGCCGCCTTGACCGACCGGGACGGCGTTTCGTTCGGCGAGGCGCTCGGGGCGGCACCGGCCGGGCAGCTCGATCTCGTGAGCAATTTGTCCGCTTTCGTAGAACTGCACATCGAGCAGGGCCGCGCACTCGACGTCCCGGTCGGGGTGGCCAGCGCGATCTGGCCGCACGGCCGCTGGCGGATGGAGTTCGCCGGGGCCGGCGACCACGCCGGGACCACCCGGATGACCGACCGCCGCGACCCGATGCTGACCTTCGCCCACACCGTGCTCGCGGCGAACGAGGAGGCCCGGCTGATCGGCGCGCACGCCACCGTGGGCCGGGTCGAGGCCGAGCCGAACGCGACGAACGCCATCCCGTCGCTGGTCCGTGGCTGGCTGGACGCCCGGGCCGCGGAGACCGGGACGCTGGATCGGCTGCTGGAGTCGGTGATCAAGCGGGCCACCGAGCGGGCCGGGCGGGACGGGACCGAGCTGTCGGTGGTCGCCGAGTCGGTGACCGACGAGGTGGCGTTCGACACCGAGCTGGCCCGGCGGCTGTCGGAGCTGCTCGGGGGCGCGCCGATTCTGCCGACCGGGGCCGGGCACGACGCCGGGGTGCTGTCGGCGCACGTGCCGACGGCGATGCTCTTCGTCCGCAATCCGACCGGGGTGTCGCATGCTCCCGCCGAGGGGGCGTCGGACTCGGACTGCGAGGCGGGGATTTCCGCGCTCGCCACGGTTCTGCGGGAGCTGACGTGA
- the hutI gene encoding imidazolonepropionase: protein MSLLVTNIGELFTNDAHGAGAGLARDAAVVLDGETIAWVGAAAEAPAADERIDAGGAAVLPGFVDSHAHLMFAGDRAAEFAARMAGEAYTGGGIRTTVGATRAASDDELRGNARRLVGEALRQGTTTIEIKSGYGLNVADEARSLRIASEFTSETTFLGAHVVPAEYADRPDDYVSLICGPMLALAAPHAKWVDAFVERGAFDEDRARTILTAGREKGLGLRVHGNQLGPGPGVRLAVELDAASVDHCTHLSDADVDALAAAKVDCMCHDGWDRTVATLLPGAEFSTRSPYPDARRLIDAGALVALATDCNPGSSYTSSMSFCIALAVREMRMTPAEAVRAATLGGARALRRDDIGVIRPGARADLIVLDAPSHLHLAYRPGVPLIRTVIHNGVPL, encoded by the coding sequence ATGAGTCTGCTGGTCACCAACATCGGTGAGCTGTTCACCAACGACGCGCACGGCGCCGGGGCGGGCCTGGCCCGGGACGCCGCGGTGGTCCTGGACGGCGAGACGATCGCCTGGGTCGGCGCCGCGGCCGAGGCTCCGGCCGCCGACGAGCGGATCGACGCGGGCGGCGCGGCCGTGCTGCCCGGGTTCGTGGACAGCCACGCGCACCTGATGTTCGCCGGCGATCGGGCCGCCGAGTTCGCCGCCCGGATGGCCGGCGAGGCCTACACCGGCGGCGGCATCCGCACCACCGTGGGCGCCACTCGCGCGGCGAGCGACGACGAACTTCGCGGCAATGCGCGGCGCCTGGTGGGCGAGGCGCTGCGGCAGGGCACGACCACGATCGAGATCAAGTCCGGGTACGGCCTGAACGTCGCCGACGAGGCCCGCTCGCTGCGGATCGCCTCGGAGTTCACCAGCGAGACCACCTTCCTCGGGGCGCACGTGGTGCCGGCCGAGTACGCCGACCGGCCGGACGACTACGTCAGCCTGATCTGCGGACCCATGCTGGCCCTGGCCGCGCCGCACGCCAAGTGGGTGGACGCGTTCGTCGAGCGCGGCGCCTTCGACGAGGACCGGGCCCGCACGATCCTGACCGCCGGCCGGGAGAAGGGGCTGGGCCTGCGGGTGCACGGCAACCAGCTCGGCCCCGGCCCGGGCGTCCGGCTGGCCGTCGAGCTCGACGCGGCAAGCGTCGACCACTGCACCCACCTGAGCGACGCCGACGTGGACGCGCTGGCCGCCGCGAAGGTCGACTGCATGTGCCACGACGGGTGGGACCGGACCGTCGCCACGCTGCTGCCCGGCGCGGAGTTCTCCACCCGGTCGCCCTACCCGGACGCGCGGCGCCTCATCGACGCCGGCGCGCTGGTCGCGCTGGCGACGGACTGCAACCCGGGCTCCTCCTACACGTCGTCGATGTCCTTCTGCATCGCCCTGGCCGTCCGCGAGATGCGGATGACGCCGGCCGAGGCCGTCCGGGCCGCGACGCTCGGCGGCGCCCGGGCCCTGCGCCGCGACGACATCGGCGTGATCCGCCCCGGCGCGCGCGCCGACCTGATCGTTCTCGACGCGCCGTCCCACCTGCACCTGGCCTACCGGCCAGGCGTTCCGCTGATTCGCACCGTGATCCACAACGGAGTGCCGCTATGA
- a CDS encoding MFS transporter — MASFMIDRRPLTIPAFRRMWVASLVSAVGGSFSAVAVPVQLYAAQGSSAAVGLAAVVSFVGLAGASLGVGALADSHDRRRVLLAGQAGLTVVYLALWAQAALGGAPLPVLLLLVAGQGVFLGATGTTAGAVLPRLVRPELLPAANSLNSLVRYTGWILGPALAGLLIPLTGLPVLYLCDALALLVVLAAVHRLPALPPIEALPSAEALPSAEALPSAEALPSAEALPSAEAVARQPIVRQVTAGFRYLAGSRMLVAVLTVDLAAMLFGMPSALFPELAEREFGASSVGLLYAAYPVGVVLAGLGSSSFTRARRHGLLMAGAALAWGVTVAVFSVVTWLWAALAVLVAGGAVNFVLSTFRNAIAQACTDDAMRGRIQGALTVVLFGGPQVGSMLHGAIGALAGPRLTIGAGGLLTIGTVLIVLRAVPELRAYTVTEPGRGELAAVGPGRGELGKAPRSGDVVS; from the coding sequence ATGGCGTCGTTCATGATCGATCGGAGGCCACTCACCATCCCGGCATTCCGCCGGATGTGGGTGGCCTCGCTGGTCTCCGCGGTGGGCGGCTCGTTCAGCGCGGTCGCGGTGCCGGTCCAGCTCTATGCGGCCCAGGGCTCCTCGGCCGCGGTGGGGCTGGCCGCGGTGGTGTCCTTCGTGGGCCTGGCCGGGGCGTCGCTCGGGGTCGGCGCGCTGGCCGACTCGCACGACCGGCGCCGGGTGCTGCTGGCCGGTCAGGCCGGGCTGACCGTGGTCTATCTGGCGCTGTGGGCGCAGGCGGCGCTCGGCGGGGCGCCGCTGCCGGTGCTCCTGCTGCTGGTGGCCGGTCAGGGCGTGTTCCTCGGCGCGACGGGGACGACCGCCGGCGCGGTGCTGCCCCGGCTCGTCCGACCCGAGTTGCTGCCCGCGGCGAACAGTTTGAACTCGCTGGTCCGCTACACCGGCTGGATCCTCGGGCCGGCCCTGGCCGGGCTGTTGATCCCGCTCACCGGGCTGCCCGTGCTCTATCTCTGCGACGCGCTGGCCCTGCTCGTCGTCCTCGCCGCAGTCCACCGCCTGCCCGCGCTGCCGCCCATCGAGGCGCTGCCGTCCGCCGAGGCGCTGCCGTCCGCCGAGGCGCTGCCGTCCGCCGAGGCGCTGCCGTCCGCCGAGGCGCTGCCGTCCGCCGAGGCGGTGGCCCGGCAACCGATCGTCCGTCAGGTGACGGCGGGGTTCCGCTATCTGGCCGGCAGCCGGATGCTGGTCGCGGTGCTGACCGTCGATCTCGCGGCGATGCTGTTCGGGATGCCGTCGGCGCTCTTCCCGGAGCTGGCCGAGCGGGAGTTCGGCGCGTCGTCGGTCGGCCTGCTCTACGCCGCCTATCCGGTCGGGGTGGTGCTGGCCGGGCTCGGCTCGTCGTCGTTCACCCGGGCCCGGCGGCACGGCCTGCTGATGGCCGGCGCCGCCCTGGCCTGGGGCGTGACGGTCGCGGTGTTCAGCGTGGTGACGTGGCTGTGGGCGGCACTGGCCGTGCTGGTGGCCGGGGGCGCGGTCAACTTCGTGCTCAGCACGTTCCGCAACGCGATCGCCCAGGCCTGCACCGACGACGCGATGCGTGGCCGGATCCAGGGCGCGCTGACCGTCGTGCTGTTCGGCGGACCGCAGGTGGGAAGCATGCTGCACGGCGCGATCGGCGCGCTGGCCGGCCCGCGCCTGACCATCGGCGCGGGCGGCCTGCTCACCATCGGGACGGTCCTGATCGTCCTGCGAGCCGTCCCGGAGCTGCGTGCCTACACCGTCACGGAGCCCGGCCGGGGCGAGCTCGCCGCTGTGGGGCCCGGCCGGGGCGAGCTCGGCAAGGCCCCGAGGAGCGGTGATGTGGTCAGCTGA